One Podospora pseudopauciseta strain CBS 411.78 chromosome 5 map unlocalized CBS411.78m_5, whole genome shotgun sequence DNA window includes the following coding sequences:
- a CDS encoding uncharacterized protein (EggNog:ENOG503P3CD; COG:U), with amino-acid sequence MRIRLPFAGVFTLLLLLSAYAGLSTLQLSPSLPLNDKALHFLTFFLLTLAFYWVIDTTRRRTLNLTLAICTVGGGIGSEILQGLLPNGREFDPYDVVANLVGSLGAVGLCSWYHKRMLERKRQRRYGGEGGAGEELERLHDGEEEDLELGEGLGLGRSFDGQQEQGVTTAAAAAAATEERGKSLEEEVDDWDENEVDNWDDEEEEEEESEEDIGGAASGAGRVGVVNGKKRAD; translated from the exons atgagAATACGGCTCCCCTTCGCAG gcgtcttcaccctcctcctcctcctctcagcCTACGCCggcctctccaccctccaactctccccctccctccccctcaacgaCAAAGCCCTCCACTTCCTCACCTTCTTCCTGTTAACCCTCGCCTTCTACTGGGTAATCGACACCACCCGCCGCCGCACCCTCAACCTAACCCTCGCCATCTGCAccgtcggcggcggcatcggTTCGGAAATTTTGCAAGGCCTTCTCCCCAACGGTCGGGAGTTTGATCCATATGATGTCGTCGCCAATTTAGTCGGTTCGttgggggcggtggggttgTGTTCGTGGTATCATAAGCGGATGCTGGAAAGAAAACGGCAGAGGAGATatggtggcgagggtggtgctggggaggagctggagaggttgcatgatggagaggaggaggatttggagttgggggaggggttggggttgggcagGAGTTTTGATgggcagcaggagcagggtGTGacgactgctgctgctgctgctgctgcgacggaagaaaggggaaagagtttggaggaggaggtggatgattGGGATGAGAATGAGGTGGACAActgggatgatgaggaggaggaagaggaggagagtgaggaggatatcGGGGGGGCTGCTTCAGGGGCTGGCAGGGTAGGGGTTGTGAacgggaagaagagagcAGATTAG